One Synechococcus sp. CC9605 genomic window carries:
- the psb28 gene encoding photosystem II reaction center protein Psb28 — protein sequence MSKAAIQFFRGVNEPVVPDIRLTRSRDGRTGQATFRFEQPAAIAPETMGDITGMWMVDEEGEMVTREVNGKFVNGTASALEAVYSWKSEQDFERFMRFAQRYADANGLGYSQSQDSDQTEGADNQQA from the coding sequence GTGAGCAAAGCAGCGATTCAGTTCTTTCGGGGAGTCAACGAGCCTGTGGTGCCCGACATCCGTCTGACCCGCAGCCGTGACGGCCGCACAGGGCAAGCAACCTTCCGTTTCGAACAGCCAGCTGCGATTGCGCCCGAAACCATGGGTGACATCACCGGAATGTGGATGGTGGATGAAGAAGGCGAAATGGTCACCCGGGAAGTGAATGGCAAATTCGTGAACGGCACCGCCAGTGCACTTGAAGCCGTTTACTCATGGAAATCCGAACAGGACTTCGAACGGTTCATGCGTTTCGCGCAGCGCTACGCCGATGCCAATGGCTTGGGTTATTCACAAAGCCAGGATTCCGATCAGACTGAAGGGGCCGACAATCAACAAGCTTGA
- a CDS encoding AI-2E family transporter, whose product MRLPQWLLLTAFIAAIVLLWSLRELLLLIFAAVVLAMALCTLVGILRERRPMQRPLALLLCIVGLLLLVAGAAGVVVPPFLEEFALLLQKLPEAGQTLMRLGLGWIDNISEAIYGADAFPDLDDLGLSGPRQLVPDGSSLAAGLGSGVLGLLGLAGNLGNGILRLLFVLAVALMISIQPQAYRNIGLQLIPSFYRRRGRRILDQCGAALSSWMVGVLISSLAVFVLCSIALTLLGVKLVLANALLAGLLNVIPNVGPTMSTIFPMAVALLDAPWKAAAVLGAYVVIQNIESYVITPSVMHHQVKLLPGLTLAAQFLFTLLFGPLGLLMALPLAVVLQVIIREVLIHDVLDRWKRLEPVQ is encoded by the coding sequence TTGAGACTGCCCCAGTGGCTGCTACTGACGGCGTTCATTGCAGCCATCGTCCTGTTGTGGTCGCTGCGTGAGCTGCTGCTGCTGATCTTTGCAGCAGTGGTTCTAGCAATGGCTCTGTGCACGCTTGTCGGCATCCTTCGCGAGCGGCGGCCAATGCAAAGGCCTCTCGCACTGTTGCTCTGCATCGTTGGGTTGTTGTTGCTGGTAGCGGGTGCGGCTGGTGTTGTTGTCCCCCCGTTCCTTGAGGAATTTGCACTGCTGTTGCAGAAGCTGCCCGAAGCGGGGCAGACCCTGATGCGACTTGGCCTCGGTTGGATCGACAACATCAGTGAAGCCATTTACGGCGCTGATGCATTCCCCGACCTCGATGACCTGGGACTAAGTGGTCCCCGCCAACTCGTGCCCGATGGTTCATCACTCGCCGCTGGACTAGGCAGTGGGGTGCTGGGCCTGCTCGGTTTGGCCGGCAACCTCGGCAACGGCATTCTGCGCCTGTTGTTCGTGCTTGCGGTGGCTCTGATGATCAGCATTCAGCCCCAGGCCTATCGAAATATTGGTCTGCAGTTGATTCCCTCCTTCTACCGACGCCGAGGGCGTCGCATCCTGGATCAGTGCGGTGCTGCCTTGAGCAGCTGGATGGTGGGTGTATTGATCAGCTCCTTGGCCGTGTTTGTGCTTTGCAGCATTGCTTTAACGCTGTTGGGCGTGAAGCTCGTTCTTGCCAATGCACTCCTTGCAGGGCTGTTGAACGTGATCCCCAATGTGGGGCCCACCATGAGCACGATCTTCCCGATGGCGGTGGCCCTGTTGGATGCCCCCTGGAAGGCAGCTGCGGTGCTGGGTGCCTACGTGGTGATCCAGAACATCGAGAGTTACGTGATCACTCCATCGGTGATGCACCACCAGGTGAAGCTGCTGCCCGGTTTGACTCTTGCAGCTCAATTCCTGTTCACTCTCCTGTTTGGTCCCCTCGGCCTGCTGATGGCGCTGCCGTTGGCGGTGGTGCTGCAGGTGATCATTCGTGAAGTCCTGATCCACGATGTCTTGGATCGCTGGAAACGCCTGGAGCCGGTTCAATGA